From Tripterygium wilfordii isolate XIE 37 chromosome 16, ASM1340144v1, whole genome shotgun sequence, one genomic window encodes:
- the LOC119980634 gene encoding protein INAPERTURATE POLLEN1 — protein sequence MSKMLKPFSLLSRKKPATRPFKDYYLDWFNTLKNHLIPLLDRSLSSSAPAPLLSSYVHLLLHHILSFYDALDAAATPDSIPHLLFPSWRTPIETPFLVLGDLHPYLFTNLLRSFLDDQSDDEVTQSDVENEERSQLYDVGDLDFDLERPWQVAMAWKDVSKNLMTQIEQIECGVRLMVPALLDRARKAQTGFVRRVAEAWVDNEGKKERVVGVGEAVKMEMEEMVVVFADANRLRKSVITEIVGALDVFQGALFLEGLAQFLVGFRDPDLLSEFEKCKTPINKQARLAL from the coding sequence ATGTCCAAGATGTTGAAGCCTTTCTCGCTCCTTTCACGAAAGAAACCAGCCACTCGACCTTTCAAAGACTACTACTTGGACTGGTTCAACACCCTCAAGAACCACCTTATTCCGCTCCTCGACCGCTCTCTCTCCTCCTCAGCCCCAGCTCCGCTTCTCTCATCCTACGTTCACCTCCTGCTACACCACATCCTCTCCTTCTATGACGCCCTGGACGCCGCCGCCACTCCGGACTCTATTCCCCACCTCCTTTTCCCTTCCTGGCGAACCCCAATTGAAACCCCCTTTCTCGTTCTCGGTGACCTCCATCCCTACCTCTTCACCAATCTCCTTCGCTCCTTCCTTGACGATCAAAGCGACGATGAAGTTACACAATCCGATGTCGAAAATGAAGAAAGGAGCCAACTTTATGATGTGGGTGATCTTGATTTCGATCTTGAACGGCCGTGGCAGGTTGCGATGGCATGGAAAGACGTGTCAAAGAATTTGATGACCCAGATTGAGCAGATTGAGTGCGGGGTAAGGCTAATGGTGCCAGCTCTTTTGGATAGAGCGAGGAAGGCCCAGACTGGTTTTGTGCGGAGGGTCGCTGAGGCTTGGGTGGATAACGAGGGGAAGAAGGAAAGAGTGGTGGGGGTGGGGGAGGctgtgaagatggagatggaggagaTGGTTGTTGTTTTTGCGGATGCGAATAGGTTAAGAAAGAGTGTTATCACGGAGATTGTTGGTGCGTTGGATGTGTTTCAAGGAGCTCTGTTTCTTGAAGGTTTAGCCCAATTTCTTGTTGGGTTTAGGGACCCTGATTTGCTTAGTGAATTTGAGAAGTGCAAGACTCCAATCAATAAGCAAGCTCGCTTGGCACTTTGA